A stretch of Electrophorus electricus isolate fEleEle1 chromosome 3, fEleEle1.pri, whole genome shotgun sequence DNA encodes these proteins:
- the ptger2b gene encoding prostaglandin E receptor 2b subtype EP2: MEDSLKDHQFGQKMPNLSMEKCRNVSTVLSGTPTTSAIMFSAGVLGNVVALVLLKIRRKNQSASLFQVLVTALIITDLVGTFSVSPLVITAYSRNQSMIGLSGNDSNNTICSHFGFAMTFFSLVTLALLLSMALERWFSIGLPYFYERHINTRCGYVAIILIYLVCTLFCVTPFFGFGRYVQYCPGTWCFIDMNSDELGHKVYKNIYASCLLAMIVCTVLCNASVIYHLLLMYRRRKANRSSFRRPKGSKRSLSLTKEVEHLVLLGFMTIAFLICSLPLVIHVYISSSRDTKYPAMDLTALLLLSMNPIIDPWVFIILSPPVPRLLWGVICHAPRSQHSHDKLGMTRPQPTNNKDHCILSESFQTSPPIELQT; the protein is encoded by the exons ATGGAAGATTCCCTGAAAGATCATCAATTTGGGCAAAAAATGCCAAATCTGTCAATGGAAAAATGCCGTAATGTCAGTACAGTTCTGAGCGGAACACCCACCACTTCTGCAATCATGTTCTCTGCTGGTGTCCTCGGTAACGTAGTCGCGCTCGTTCTCCTGAAAATAAGACGTAAAAATCAAAGCGCTTCCCTTTTTCAGGTACTAGTGACTGCGCTGATCATTACGGATCTTGTTGGTACTTTTTCCGTCAGCCCTCTTGTGATTACTGCCTACTCAAGGAATCAGTCAATGATTGGGTTGAGCGGTAATGATAGTAACAACACTATTTGCTCACATTTTGGTTTCGCCATGACATTTTTTAGCCTTGTAACTTTGGCATTACTGTTATCCATGGCTTTGGAGCGTTGGTTTTCTATTGGACTGCCTTACTTTTATGAGAGACACATAAACACGCGCTGTGGATACGTCGCAATCATACTAATTTACCTGGTCTGTACTTTATTCTGTGTCACGCCTTTCTTCGGATTTGGGAGGTACGTTCAGTATTGCCCCGGAACATGGTGCTTTATCGACATGAACTCAGACGAACTCGGACATAAAGTGTACAAAAACATATATGCCTCTTGTTTGCTCGCGATGATAGTATGTACGGTGCTTTGCAACGCATCGGTCATCTATCATCTTCTGCTCATGTACCGGAGACGCAAGGCGAATAGGAGCTCTTTCAGACGTCCAAAGGGGTCAAAGCGCTCGCTGTCCCTCACAAAAGAAGTAGAACATTTGGTGCTTCTCGGGTTTATGACGATTGCGTTTCTCATTTGTTCACTTCCGCTTGTG ATTCACGTTTATATCAGCTCCTCTAGGGACACAAAATATCCTGCAATGGACCTCACAGCTTTGCTGTTATTATCCATGAACCCTATCATAGACCCCTGGGTCTTCATCATACTAAGCCCCCCTGTGCCACGTCTGCTCTGGGGAGTGATATGCCATGCTCCACGGTCACAGCATAGCCATGACAAGCTAGGCATGACAAGACCCCAGCCCACCAACAACAAGGACCACTGCATCCTTTCTGAGTCCTTTCAGACAAGTCCGCCCATAGAGTTACAGACATAA